Genomic DNA from Oncorhynchus mykiss isolate Arlee chromosome 2, USDA_OmykA_1.1, whole genome shotgun sequence:
AAAACATTTGGCAAAAAAAGTGCACAAAAACATATTCCCAGTGAAGAGGCAAGAGTAGTGTTGTCTTTGCTCAGTGTTCGGAAGACTGTAATGCGTAGTTTAAGGACATAATAATGCCATAATAGAAACAAGTAGAGCATGCTATACGACCAACAGTAACAAGATCCAATTACTGTTCAACAAAAACAATTTCAATGACCAAGACTTATACATCCCAGATGTACAATGCAGTTGGTGCACTTCACTACCCTTGCATCTGCATCAAGCTATTAGAGCTCTGCTTACGGCCACGGCTTTGTATCCAGCACCATtgtttcaaccacttcacaagtCTCTTCTTTTGAAGAGGACTGTACTGGATGTGAGAGAAAACTGTGTCCCATTTCCTTAGTGCTGGAAGTTTTCTTAAAGGTCCTGTACCTCCTCCACTCACTTAAACCATTTCAGCATAAAGCTGGAGAATGGGGAGTATCTCACTACTACTGATGGTTATTGAGAAATTCACAGTAATGTTATATAAATATCCCCTAGGGTGACCTATTCCCTAGATTTGAACTCATCTCCCTGTTTGTCTCTCCTTCTTGGATGAAGACTTTTCAGGCACAAGCTCTGTAACATTTTGTTCAAGGCCATGCTGGTCGTCCTTGCTTCAACCCAACTAAATACAGCAATGGGTGACAGGAAAACATAAAAAAGCTGAACGTTGGCGTGAAAGAAAAGGGAAGCTGCTTTGATATGTATTCCCTTTGGACGTTGCTACCTCATACCACAACTTTGATACTCTCCTCCGCCTTGGGTTTGGCTGTGGACtggttgtcttctgtctcccTAGTCTTTCTAGGCACCTTTGGGCTGGAGGTGGCCTTTCTGGTTGTCAAGGGGCTGTTCAGTCCTTTTCTTTGCAGCTGGGGGCTGGATGAGCCCAACTTCCTATTGTGCTGAGGGCTGGACGAGCCTAACTTCCTGCCGAGCAAGGGGCTCCGGGAGCCTTTGATCTTGGGGGGCTGCTGCAGGGTGTCCATGGGCTTCAGAGTTCTCAGGCTGAGGAGCCCACAGTAGTAGTTACACTGATGCTGGGTCAGGAACTGCTCAAACACCTTAGGATAACCATCATCTGTAAGGCCTTGATACCTGCAATGCAGAAGTAATTTCATAACTAAGAGTTGGATAAGATGATGTGGACCAACTGGTAAAACATTAACACAGTATAGACCTACTTCAAATACTAGCATCAATAGGTATTTCCATATGACAACCTAAAtatattattctgatatttcgcTATACAAACCCCTTTGATTTCGTGACAATTCTAACTTTAGTGATCTTCGGTCCAACACCTGAAAGAAACAAAGTACATGGATCATATTGTTATTTGAACTGACTTTGTTCATCTTTTTGGGAATGACCCTGTCTGCTAATCTTTCTTACCCTCCAGCCCAGTAACCAGTAAGTTGCCGTTTGTCCATTGGTGGATCCAATGCTGGAAGGAGCAGCATTTCATTTCCACCTCTGAGGTGGCTCTGGTGATCAGCCTGCCTTTGGCATCCATCATACAGTACTTAAGGAAGATGCCCTTCAGGTCAGCCTCCACAGTGGCGTAAGGGACAGAGTTGGCAGGGCGGTACACCAGATAGAGAGGGATCACTCTGTGTAAAGATGCAGCAAAACAAAGGTGTTGGCACGTGCAGGGAAAGAATTACATAATCATACTCAGCTGTTTTTTGTCCTCAATTTACTCATACTATTGTGTATTGATAATGATCATTGATAAGTGTATtgataaaaaacatgttttaattatCAAAATATACATTGTAGTCATTATATTACTTACTCCAGTGAAAAGCCAAAGTTTTCAATCACCCTCGCCTCAGCTGCAAAGATTTTGCAATACTCTCGAACTGTGTTTTGGATTTTGcactcctggtgagacaaaatgTGAAGATATGCCATATGCATTTTCTCTACACTGAGGCTCTTCAATTCAATTGTTACACCAATCAACGCCGGTTATGCATTGGTATGAACCCTGGACTCAGTCTCTGACTCAGTACCCGAAAGCTATTATTCGATAACACCAAAAGACCAGGGTCATATGCATTaaggcacaccgtagcaaaatgttttgcaacagaaaactaaagttcaggtagtcccttccctccctgtttcagtcaattttcttctgtttggtgcctaataaaTACGACCCAGTAGAGATGACTTCCTATGTTGCAATACCAAACAACAGCTGACCATTTCTGTACATTTTTTCAAGCTTAACACAGAAATGCAGAGTCGGAGCAATACATAACTCTATAGTAGAGCTGTTCTTGTGATgaaatgtactgtacatacatgcACAATAAGACTCACTTGCTTAGTAATTTCCATGTTTTTCTCTGCAAGGTTGCTCTCCTGTTTGGTCCCATAGGCGATGGGGCTTTGTAATTTAATGATACAGGTGGTTCCGGACTCAAACACAGGGTCTAGGCCATAGATAACCTTCACCCTGCAGGCCTTATGTGCACAGCCCTCTCCCAGGTGGGCCTCCTGTGTCATGATGCGCCCAAAGAACTTCTCCCCCCAGTAGCCCGGGTCTGCTAGGCCTTTGGTGAATAGCATTGGAGTCATTTCCATCTCTTCTCCAACTGTAAAGAACACAATATGAATGTCAGAAGCTCTCCACATGAGTAGTAACACTGTTAGAATAATTGCTATAAGTTATCCAACAATACAGCAAGCAAATATAAGTTATTACTAAAAACCTCTCAGTGCCTGTGAGGCTTACCTTCTAAATCCTCCCGCAGGAAGTACTCTGAAAGTACTGCAGAAGAAGAGAAAACAATCACAAATGGTAACTCATGGAAAAAATTGTTGAAATAATATTGTGTGATTTCAAAATTATGTTCAGTTGACATCACTTACGGTCTACGCTGAGAAGGAAGTCAGTGGAATCTGTCCCAAATTCGTTCTTGATTGAGCAGCCATACACTCCACAATCTCGACTGGATGTCTGGACGATGGCCAGCGCCACTTGGCTTTCATCTCCTCCACTGGGAAATAAAGGAAAATAAACAGGTTGACGTGACACAAGGCATACGCTCACGGCATATTCAAACACTCACGGCATATTCAATATCGTATTCACCTCCACAAGAGGTCACtgtgagactgagagagacagtagtgcTGCGTGCTGTGCTTGTCGAGGGGAGATTTTGCTGACCCAGCAGCCAATAGCACAGATCTAGACTTTAATGTCCCCTGGTGATTGCGAAATAGAGTGTCTCAGTTTACAGTGGCTGTGTCTGGCCTTGCGTCACAGTAAGGCTCAGAGCTGGGTGGACTCCCTGGTCACATGAGCTGGATACCTCTCCGAGTGAGAATGAAAGAATGCCATGACTGTGTGATGGCCACGCTGGTATAATTAAAGGCTGTTCATCTTCACAACATTAGTCCTTCATATATAGCATATGGCTCAGATTAACCAGTCTATTGGGCTATTAATTAATGTTTACAGAATCACTGTACAAAGCAACTGTTTTCATAGGGCTGGTGTCTAACACTGTAACTACATAATAATGGCTTTGATCAGGTTGAGTATAAATGATATTTCACCACTAGATTGTATTGCAAGCAGATACTGTAAACTCTGGGATGGGAGATTGCCTAGAGATTTACCTTCTTTTCACCTCTACTATCTCTTCCTCGTCCCTGTACCACTTGATGGTGGAGTCACTGAGCACGTTGAAGAACTGGCACCAGAGCTTCAAGTGTCCTGAGGCATCTGGGAAAGGCTCTCCCCTGATCTTACGGATAAcctgaggagctggtgggagagggaggggggacaaCAAGGTAaagatatactgtacatgataCTCTCTAATGTTTTCACTTCCTCCAGTGGAAGCTTCCTGATCAGCCCACCCTGATAGGAGACACGTGTCTACTGTACAGTCCCTGAGTTACCAACATCAAGAGATGAGCAAAACCACAATATTGTGTTAATGTAAAACAACTAACTAATTTAAAATCAAACACAATCTCCTACTTGTCCTATTTTATTGTTTTACCTTTGAAGGGGTTCTGCTTCTCCTTCTCAGGAGGTTTGACCTCAGTCTTGGGGCTCTCTGGCTCCTCAGTGCTGATCTCTTCCACAACTTTGGGCACCTCCAGGGTGGCCTTCCTACGGCTCAAAAGAGGGGACCGTCTCTCCAGCGGTGGGGTCTGTGAGCCTGCTGGGGCCTGCAGGAATGCTGCCCTGCGAGCCTGACTGGGTGACATATATGGAGCCTCCTTTTTGACCTGGGTGTCCAGCGGACTACCACCCACACCCAGTGCCACCACTACCCcaaccccttctccctccctgggGATGAAGATCTTGCGGCGAGCTCCAGAGGCCAGCTCTTCGGGCGTGGCAGAGCGGATGAGGGTCAGACTGTCCCTTCTTTTCAGCCTGGGGCTGCTCTCACAGGACAGGGAGGACGTTGGGGTGTCTCCAACACTCTGCTCCGATACTGCCTTCTCACTGTTAAGAGGGTCATCCACAGTAATGGCAGGGGGAGTCCTTGACGTGAGCCTGCGGAGACTGCTGGGACTCCTGGGGGGTGTTGGGGGTTTGACAGCAAGCCTTTCAATAGGGTTTCTTTCTCTTGGTTCATCGCCAATGATGTAAGACTCTATCCTTGACTCTTTGAGTGGTTTTACTTTTTCAGTTTCAGTAAAACTGATGTCCACAgctttttgcattgttgttaCTTCTGTTGGCATTAAGGCTTTATATGACACAGAGAGGATGTTGTCTATCATACTCTGTTCCTTTGTTTCTATAGTCTGTTTCTGTGGCTCACTATGGGTTTTGTCAGACTTATAGGAAGTAACATTTTCAAAATCACTCTTGACCCCCCTGAGCATATCTGCCAATGATTCTGATTCTTTATTCTCATTTTTAGGAAGCTCCTTGCTTTCAGAAATAGGAGGGACCACACGCAGAGGCACACTGGGTGCTTCCTTTGGCTTTCCTCTATCTAAGACGGGGGGCTTGACATGTGGATATTCATGATCTATTTTCCTGAGTTTACTGTCATCAGTATAGGAAACATTTATTGCAGGAATTAACGTCTTTGTGAGCCACTCATTCTTTATGTTAGTTGACTGCTCTGCCGTAGGTGTTTTTGCCTCTTCAACTGGTTGTGGAACTTCCTGCAATTTCTCTGTTGGTCGGATGATTTCATCATTCCACATACTTTCTTGAGTGGGTGTCACATCTATAACCACTGGGGTAAAAGCTGAGCTGTTTTCTGCTATCATTATGCCTGACACATCATTTGCAACATCCTTTTGGAAAATGTCTGTCTCTGATGAAGGTTCATTGGGTGTAATAGGTATCAATGGCTGTGTAGGCTCTTTGACTTCTGCTTCCATAATCTCTATATTTGGTATAATCATTTGCTCTTCTTTTATCTGTTGTTCTGGCACAATTATTTTGATTTCTGGGATTCTAAGAGCAGAATCTACCATTCTAATCTGTGGTACATTTCCAAAGTATCCACCCAGATGAGTGGAATTAGCCTCTGGACTGGTAACTGATGCTGACACTGGTGGCACAGGGGACACAATGGCAGAGCCTTTCACAGGCTGGGTCTCTGAGTGGATCTTAGATTCACCCAGCACTTCCACCTTTATTTCAGTCACCTTTTCTTCTGTTTCAACATGTCTCTCAATTGTGCGGGTCAGCACTTCGTTTCTCTCTAAGTTCACATCCTTTTGCTCAGACATTTTCTGCACAATAGGTACCACCTGTTCTTGTATCTTCAGGTTGCCAAATGAACTGTCCACAAAAGTTTTCTCCAAAGCAGGAGTATATTCCACTTTTAAGGCACTTTCAAGGCTTTCCTCCAAAGCTAAGGTAGAATTCTCTTTTATGTTGAGATATTGGTCCCCCCCTGCCACAGGAGGGCATTCCTCTGGTGTATTTTGACCATCATTCTCTGAACTCTCTGGGAGCAAACTTTTGAAATGGATCTCCTTGTTAtgtatcttctctctcctctcctctaaaacACTCACATTTAAAGTGGGACATGGTTGATTCTCTGCTTTGACAtcacctttctctcctttctcctcaaaAGCACAATAACATTTATTTTGTGTCTCATAGACACTTCCAATGCCCTTCTCATCCACATGTATTaccttctctttctcactttctgtGGTTACTGTCATCAGGCCGAGGTTGACTGTGGGTGAGACATTATTGTTAGGAGCACTCCCGCTTTCACCCACACTAGTGCGGTTTGACATATGGGAACTTGCTCCACTGCTGGGGTCTGGGCTCCATGGAGTGTCAGATGGACCCTGTTTGTGTAAATCTTCAGTTTTGGCATCATGTCTTGTCACCTGATCAGTCCCGGAAGAAAACACTTGGATGTTTGGCTCATGTGGGGCTGAGACAATCACATGGGGGACAGGGTCTGCCTGGATCTGGTCCACAGTTGCCTTGAGGCAAAAACAAACACAGGTGTTTAGTACCACAAAACATCAACACACTCAAAAGGTATTTGGAAATCCCTGAACAACACAGTGGCGACCCGTcgttcagggcaggtggggcagagccccATCTGTTTTGAGCCCAACCTGTTTAgctaaaaaaaaggaaaaaaacattttgttgttgGATTTTGTTTGTTGCctgttttacatgttattttggcaataatacatgtcacatatcagtttgcaacaatgtaaaaaatgtataattgagttaataaagccacatacaaacatggtctctcttTTGCTTTCTTGAGAAAGGCCGCTCCAAAATGCTGGTGTTTCAGCCTACAGTAGCTCAGttctttctgtggtggtggggcagccagcagaaaatacggagcataGGGgttagtaatgtcctctagttgtagcgtgattggctcagtgttctgtcactcatggggacactccATCACCGCAAAATTTACGGGGAGAGctcaaaaattcaagccccttgggtgctgccatagatttacattagaagtgcccatccaagaaggctaaaggtcattggccacagataaaattaagtcaaatcacgttatatctaccgttGCTTTTATTGGACTGATCCACATCATACTTTCATAATCTTAGCTAGCAaactagcagtcatcatcatgaatcaagtcgacaatctactggcaaatccttttcaatccttatcatatgaagagaaataatgaagagcaATAATAGATAAAACATATCCGTGCTCGTGGAcatgaacattacacaacaagttggaaattgcaaatttaacaatgagtggtttggaaggaatcagtggttaactGCAAGTGTTgaaaagcaatcactagcctgcgaGTCAGTGGAGtcggtgtgtggtccaagtctgggtttaagggtgtCTTTTCCGAGAGTAAAAAAATAatcattcaacattggccatgctgtcaatccagcatgacttctgccgtgttcaaaacaactggaaaatcAGAACTGAGATATCCCAGACTTCAGttagttcaaaacaactggaaaatcAGAACTGAGATATCCCAGACTTCAGttagttcaaaacaactggaaaatcAGAACTGAGATATCCCAGACTTCAGttagttcaaaacaactggaaaatcAGAACTGAGATATCCCAGACTTCAGttagttcaagacaactggaaaatCAGAACTGAGATATCCCAGACTTCAGttagttcaagacaactggaaaatCAGAACTGAGATATCCCAGACTTCAGttagttcaagacaactgggaactcataAAAAAAttagctctgactgggaaaatattttttgaacagtcatccaactctagattgcaagtcgggaactcaggcctctttctagaccTCCGACCGGAAGATCCCtgacatcatgattcaaccttgtttttttctgagttcacagttgtcttgaaagcaccataaatatAGAGAATACCAGacttgatgacaaagtttgatgacaagaTTTGCCTACGAAGGACCgtcacgccaccttcctgttcaagtgagcacagcacaacaaggtgggtccaaaaatgtcttgtatgctgctgcataaatgatgtaatatgtcagggagatatgtatactgtagctaagaaagtaatactaagtgtatgttgtgtagtaagctgttagtagcccatgtgcctcaacctaataatttggtcccttttcccctcataatttagccttctgttctgacttggtggtgcacatttagcctatagcctgttttagagaaatgtcatcatcaaatattATAAgacctttcattgtctgcttatggGTCCcctttatttcaaatcaaatcaaattgtatttgtcacatgtgccgaagaccttacgtgaaatgcttacttaccagcccttaaccaacaaagcagttcaagaaatagagttaagaaaatatttgctatATATAACACAATAAGATTACGTAACaacaatgaggctatatacagggggtaccggtaccaggGGATCAATGTAAAGAGTCCCgctggccatttgattaactgttcagcagtcttaagacttgggggtagaagctgttaaggagccttttggacctagacttggtgctccggtaccgcttgccatgcggtagcagagagaacagtctatgacttgggtgactggagtctttgacagttttttgggctttcctctctGACAGCGCCTAGTatacaggtcctggatgacaggaagcttggccccagtgacgtattGGGcaatacgcactaccctctgtagcgccttacagtcggatgctgaacagttgccataccaggtggtgatgcaaccgatcaggatgctctcgatggtgcagctgtagaactttctgaGCATCAGcggacccatgacaaatattttcagtctcctgagggggaaaaggtgttgtcgtgtcctcttcacgactgtcttgatgtgtttggaacATGACAGTTTGCTGGAGTAGTGGACACTAATGAATTTGAAACTCTAGagccgctccactacagccctccttttcctgtagtccacgatcatctcctttgtcctgCTCATATCTGACCtcctctctgacctcctccctataggctgtctcatcgttgtcggtgatcaggcctactgtcatcagaaaacttaatgatgctgttgaagtcgtgcttggccacgcagttgtgagtgaacagggactacaggaagggactaagcacgcacccctaagGGGAACCGGTGTTGATGATCAGCATGggagacgtgttgttgcctacccttaccacctgggggtggccgtcagaaagtccaagatccagttgcagagggaagtgtttagtctacggtgttgaacactgagctgtagtcaacaaacagcattctcacataggtgttccctttgtccggtgagaaagggcagtatggagcgcgattgagattgtgtcatctgtggatctgttggggtggtatgtgaaTAAGAGCgagtctagggtttccgggatgttggtgttgatgtgagccatgaccagcctttcaaagcacttcatggctacgatgtgagtgctacagggcggtagtcatttaggcaggttaccttcgcattcttgggcacagggactatagtggtcgGCTTGAAACATatgggtattacagactcggtcagggagaggtttaaaatgtcagtgaagacacttgccagttggtccgcgcatgctctgagtacacaccCTGG
This window encodes:
- the alpk3a gene encoding alpha-protein kinase 3 — encoded protein: MTSRRPLTRSYSGNGRTGGSYNEEEVSSSNGRLESCNYLSNVRPGNRSTLFGVMAQLTEDTQPVFETTLKSKAVSENCNVKLTCVVTGNPAPELTWYRDDMELDRYCGLPKYEIGRNGKTHTLQIYNCTVDDAAIYQASARNSKGIVSCSGVLEVGTMSEFKIHQRFFGKLKEKAENKKRELEESRRRGNENVQKDPQEQKPLQNSPIAPQRKRRTPSALSSPPNGEENTVSQGAVAVEPNGASAEVSEPAPVTTTENGSKTPNNDFDNVEIVTTKPPTTEIFAKKKMKISNGIDSGVVSSNSSHTGPGTSENAYDGGISLAQFLSETLHSQTAEENKIPAQVEETVAMEAMDTTTTDPKTNAEKQKEREEKGRERAERGRAERERMLGEEQEREKMSIERAREAEQLQRTTGHNNTASEVRMEAKTHVHKEGDPQDYHHIQETLSNVLHSVKYFFFGKSKKDHASSDHHVKGQEKDRGHPVAPTQPYPSPPPPQEPDGHPEVYKTPTEETVPMVVVAPKTNVPHKQLASFERLNPAEHKHGFTVSHSEEPPPAPRRAPESVPDSLEHVEQKEVCPEVMISSSTETVPTSGPPALSEATVDQIQADPVPHVIVSAPHEPNIQVFSSGTDQVTRHDAKTEDLHKQGPSDTPWSPDPSSGASSHMSNRTSVGESGSAPNNNVSPTVNLGLMTVTTESEKEKVIHVDEKGIGSVYETQNKCYCAFEEKGEKGDVKAENQPCPTLNVSVLEERREKIHNKEIHFKSLLPESSENDGQNTPEECPPVAGGDQYLNIKENSTLALEESLESALKVEYTPALEKTFVDSSFGNLKIQEQVVPIVQKMSEQKDVNLERNEVLTRTIERHVETEEKVTEIKVEVLGESKIHSETQPVKGSAIVSPVPPVSASVTSPEANSTHLGGYFGNVPQIRMVDSALRIPEIKIIVPEQQIKEEQMIIPNIEIMEAEVKEPTQPLIPITPNEPSSETDIFQKDVANDVSGIMIAENSSAFTPVVIDVTPTQESMWNDEIIRPTEKLQEVPQPVEEAKTPTAEQSTNIKNEWLTKTLIPAINVSYTDDSKLRKIDHEYPHVKPPVLDRGKPKEAPSVPLRVVPPISESKELPKNENKESESLADMLRGVKSDFENVTSYKSDKTHSEPQKQTIETKEQSMIDNILSVSYKALMPTEVTTMQKAVDISFTETEKVKPLKESRIESYIIGDEPRERNPIERLAVKPPTPPRSPSSLRRLTSRTPPAITVDDPLNSEKAVSEQSVGDTPTSSLSCESSPRLKRRDSLTLIRSATPEELASGARRKIFIPREGEGVGVVVALGVGGSPLDTQVKKEAPYMSPSQARRAAFLQAPAGSQTPPLERRSPLLSRRKATLEVPKVVEEISTEEPESPKTEVKPPEKEKQNPFKAPQVIRKIRGEPFPDASGHLKLWCQFFNVLSDSTIKWYRDEEEIVEVKRSGGDESQVALAIVQTSSRDCGVYGCSIKNEFGTDSTDFLLSVDLLSEYFLREDLEVGEEMEMTPMLFTKGLADPGYWGEKFFGRIMTQEAHLGEGCAHKACRVKVIYGLDPVFESGTTCIIKLQSPIAYGTKQESNLAEKNMEITKQECKIQNTVREYCKIFAAEARVIENFGFSLEVIPLYLVYRPANSVPYATVEADLKGIFLKYCMMDAKGRLITRATSEVEMKCCSFQHWIHQWTNGNLLVTGLEGVGPKITKVRIVTKSKGYQGLTDDGYPKVFEQFLTQHQCNYYCGLLSLRTLKPMDTLQQPPKIKGSRSPLLGRKLGSSSPQHNRKLGSSSPQLQRKGLNSPLTTRKATSSPKVPRKTRETEDNQSTAKPKAEESIKVVV